Proteins encoded together in one Cicer arietinum cultivar CDC Frontier isolate Library 1 chromosome 4, Cicar.CDCFrontier_v2.0, whole genome shotgun sequence window:
- the LOC105852976 gene encoding uncharacterized protein — MDKEWTKLARESKEYQNGVDFFLDYAYTKGKPRGKEISCPCAECYNTNWFTRKVVRNHLIALGFRKGYDFWVRHGEEIRKPNDLNDDHVNDEEDQIDELLFERFRDVIQEECEFNEGLKEDAKKFYNLVEEAKQELYPGCKNFSKLSFRIRLYLLKCLYGWSNESFNALLELLKEAMPSLNIPDTFNKTKGMIKDLGLDYTKIDACPNDCMTYWKNYENETSCHVCGAPRWKEIVEGNHQVGINHASSKVSAKILRHFPLIPRLQRLFMCSKTASS; from the coding sequence ATGGACAAGGAATGGACAAAATTGGCTAGAGAGAGTAAAGAGTATCAAAACGGTGTAGATTTTTTCCTAGATTATGCATACACCAAAGGAAAACCTCGTGGAAAAGAGATTTCGTGTCCATGTGCTGAATGTTACAACACCAATTGGTTCACAAGGAAGGTAGTACGAAATCATTTAATAGCATTAGGATTTCGAAAAGGATATGATTTTTGGGTTCGTCATGGTGAAGAGATAAGAAAACCCAATGATCTTAATGATGATCATGTGAATGATGAAGAGGATCAAATTGATGAACTACTTTTTGAAAGATTTAGAGATGTTATACAAGAAGAATGTGAATTTAATGAAGGCCTCAAGGAAGATGCAAAAAAGTTTTATAATCTAGTCGAAGAAGCCAAACAAGAGTTGTATCCGGGTTGCAAAAACTTCTCAAAATTGTCGTTCAGAATTCGGCTATATTTATTGAAGTGTTTGTATGGTTGGAGCAATGAATCATTTAATGCTCTCTTAGAATTGTTGAAAGAAGCTATGCCTTCACTGAACATCCCCGATACGTTCAATAAAACTAAAGGCATGATAAAGGACTTAGGGCTGGATTATACAAAGATTGATGCTTGCCCTAATGATTGCATGACctattggaaaaattatgagaatGAAACATCTTGCCATGTTTGCGGTGCTCCACGTTGGAAGGAAATTGTCGAAGGAAACCATCAAGTTGGAATAAATCATGCATCTTCTAAAGTTTCAGCTAAAATATTAAGACATTTTCCCTTGATTCCTAGACTTCAAAGGTTGTTTATGTGTTCAAAGACGGCTAGCTCATAA